The Planctomycetaceae bacterium genome has a segment encoding these proteins:
- a CDS encoding sigma-70 family RNA polymerase sigma factor gives MTTLEKLTENQTDRAREQLDGLTAEQRRVYERIPDAIDYVESSEFDKSDAEERFFGPDSEIPVPAWTHFPEVHEDAVATRQRRVALKPGQETHLFLRYNYARRRLAELIAQQKKRSSLSRAAEMSEWFTRVMKCRSALVRANMALVLAMAKRTRIPNVDFGEIVSEGNMALLRSIEKFNASMGFKFSTYACRAILKSFNRLATKTGRYRSHFPVEYDPEMERSDFDEKRHEIQRDSSVDALKEILAQNRAHLTDVERKIVQARFALGTVEKKRTLAEVGKLVGLTNERVRQLQNSALAKIRAALDSEYLHV, from the coding sequence ATGACCACCCTTGAGAAGTTGACCGAAAATCAAACGGACCGTGCCCGGGAGCAGCTTGACGGCCTGACCGCCGAGCAGCGACGGGTTTATGAACGTATCCCTGACGCGATCGACTATGTCGAGAGCTCTGAGTTTGACAAGAGCGACGCCGAAGAGCGGTTCTTCGGCCCTGACAGCGAGATCCCCGTGCCGGCATGGACGCACTTTCCCGAAGTGCATGAGGATGCGGTGGCCACCCGCCAGCGGCGCGTGGCGCTCAAGCCCGGGCAGGAGACGCACCTGTTCCTGCGGTACAACTACGCTCGCCGGCGCCTGGCCGAGCTGATCGCCCAGCAGAAGAAGCGCTCGAGCCTGTCGCGGGCGGCGGAGATGAGCGAATGGTTCACCCGGGTGATGAAGTGCCGCTCGGCCCTGGTGCGGGCGAACATGGCGTTGGTGCTGGCGATGGCCAAGCGCACGCGCATCCCCAACGTGGACTTCGGTGAGATCGTCTCCGAGGGCAACATGGCGCTGCTGCGCAGCATCGAGAAGTTCAACGCCTCGATGGGCTTCAAGTTCTCGACCTACGCCTGCCGGGCGATCCTCAAGAGCTTCAACAGGCTCGCCACAAAGACCGGGCGCTACCGCAGCCATTTCCCCGTCGAGTACGACCCGGAGATGGAGCGCAGCGACTTCGACGAGAAGCGCCACGAGATCCAGCGCGACAGTTCCGTCGACGCCCTGAAGGAGATCCTCGCCCAGAATCGGGCGCACCTGACGGATGTCGAGCGCAAGATCGTCCAGGCGCGATTCGCCCTGGGAACCGTCGAGAAGAAGCGCACGCTGGCCGAGGTCGGAAAGCTCGTCGGCCTGACCAACGAACGGGTTCGCCAACTGCAGAACTCGGCGTTGGCCAAGATCCGGGCCGCCCTCGACAGCGAGTACCTGCACGTCTAG
- a CDS encoding chloride channel protein: protein MIKYLRRLDMWPAQRGHFRTVARLVLLAGMVGVVAGLGAVAFQYLSHLVMRYGLELLAGYQPSGPSGEWSLFHSVTPMFGGFVPWMILAVITLGGLISGLIVYKIAPEAEGHGTDAAIKAYHKNRGIIRPVVPVVKIICSAITLGTGGSGGREGPIAQIGAGFGSLLGTLLKLSESERRMLLAAGLGAGIAAIFKAPLAGAIFAIEVLYREEDFEAEALIPAFISCTVAYCVFAMVSLYGFGVGTGFEPLLSVQPGLAFNNPLLLGPLTILAAGMVVASLVYVRFFYAAQGMFHRFKVPAHFRPAIGAAATGLFALGIFYALSGLGSEVQNDSLNVLSFGYGILQKLLAGQFQYGFTAALLVLGAIGLGKIVTTSLTIGSGGSGGIFGPSMVIGGTLGAAVGLVLQHWMPTVVTRIDVFVILGMAGFFSAAAKVPVSTIIMVSELTGGYELLLPAMWVSALAYLLSRGWSIYREQVPSRLQSPAHRGDFVIGVLKGVSVGDIWKPAASAVMTFGMATPLAKVMEAIPVTTQSVFPVVDEAGNYCGLFSLNQMRRVIYEREFGKFAIVSDIVNEVEPLRLDVDLSTAMTDFARLEFEELPVVNSGSGREVLGLLRRQDVIAAYNRRLALASE, encoded by the coding sequence ATGATTAAATACCTGAGACGACTGGATATGTGGCCTGCCCAGCGCGGGCATTTTCGGACCGTGGCCAGGCTCGTGCTGCTGGCGGGGATGGTCGGCGTTGTGGCGGGTCTGGGGGCGGTGGCGTTTCAGTATCTCTCGCACCTCGTGATGCGGTATGGACTGGAACTGCTCGCCGGCTATCAGCCCTCGGGTCCGTCGGGGGAGTGGAGCCTGTTCCACAGCGTCACGCCGATGTTCGGCGGGTTTGTGCCCTGGATGATCCTGGCGGTGATCACGCTGGGCGGGCTGATCTCGGGGTTGATCGTCTACAAGATCGCCCCCGAGGCGGAAGGGCACGGCACTGACGCGGCGATCAAGGCCTACCACAAGAACCGGGGCATCATCCGTCCGGTGGTTCCGGTGGTGAAGATCATCTGCTCGGCTATCACGCTGGGCACCGGCGGGTCGGGCGGGCGGGAAGGCCCCATCGCCCAGATCGGCGCGGGATTCGGTTCGCTGCTGGGGACGCTGCTCAAGCTCTCCGAATCGGAGCGGCGCATGCTCCTGGCGGCGGGGCTGGGGGCCGGAATCGCCGCGATCTTCAAGGCCCCGCTGGCCGGGGCGATCTTCGCCATCGAGGTGCTGTACCGCGAGGAAGATTTCGAAGCCGAGGCCCTGATTCCGGCATTCATCTCTTGCACGGTGGCGTACTGCGTCTTTGCCATGGTCTCGCTGTACGGCTTCGGCGTGGGGACGGGGTTCGAGCCGCTATTGTCGGTTCAGCCGGGGCTGGCGTTCAATAACCCGCTGCTGCTGGGTCCGCTGACGATCCTGGCCGCGGGGATGGTGGTGGCCTCGCTGGTGTATGTGCGGTTCTTCTACGCGGCGCAGGGGATGTTCCATCGTTTCAAGGTGCCGGCGCATTTCCGCCCGGCCATCGGCGCCGCGGCCACCGGGCTCTTCGCCCTGGGCATCTTTTACGCCTTGTCGGGACTGGGCAGCGAAGTGCAGAACGACTCGCTCAACGTGCTGTCGTTCGGATATGGGATCCTGCAGAAGTTGCTGGCCGGGCAGTTCCAGTACGGGTTCACCGCGGCGCTGCTGGTGCTGGGGGCGATCGGGCTGGGCAAGATCGTGACGACCTCGCTGACGATCGGCTCGGGCGGCTCGGGCGGCATCTTCGGGCCCAGCATGGTCATCGGCGGAACGCTCGGCGCCGCGGTGGGCCTGGTGCTCCAGCACTGGATGCCCACCGTCGTCACCCGCATCGACGTGTTCGTGATCCTGGGAATGGCGGGGTTCTTCTCCGCCGCGGCCAAAGTGCCCGTCAGCACGATCATCATGGTCTCGGAATTGACCGGCGGGTACGAACTGCTGCTGCCGGCGATGTGGGTCTCGGCCTTGGCGTACCTGCTCAGCCGCGGATGGTCGATCTACCGCGAGCAGGTGCCCTCGCGTCTTCAGTCGCCCGCCCACCGCGGCGACTTCGTGATCGGCGTCCTCAAGGGCGTATCCGTGGGGGACATCTGGAAGCCCGCCGCGAGCGCCGTCATGACGTTCGGCATGGCCACGCCGCTGGCCAAGGTCATGGAGGCGATCCCCGTCACCACCCAGAGCGTCTTTCCGGTGGTGGACGAAGCCGGCAACTATTGCGGCCTTTTCAGCCTCAACCAGATGCGGCGCGTCATCTACGAACGGGAGTTCGGCAAATTCGCCATCGTCAGCGACATCGTCAATGAGGTGGAGCCTCTGCGGCTGGATGTCGACCTGTCGACGGCTATGACAGACTTCGCCCGCCTGGAGTTTGAAGAGCTTCCGGTGGTGAACTCCGGTTCCGGCAGGGAGGTGCTGGGGCTGCTGCGCCGCCAGGATGTGATAGCGGCATACAATCGCCGCCTGGCGTTGGCTTCGGAATAG